In Scatophagus argus isolate fScaArg1 chromosome 3, fScaArg1.pri, whole genome shotgun sequence, the genomic stretch GAATTAAATGATGTAAAGTTTGTTCTAAAGGGCAATTCTGtttgagctaaaaaaaaaagtggtaaGGCCACATTTACTGTGGGAGTTTAAACCCTtagaccatttttttttcttcaaacgGAATCTCAGTGACTCAACATTGTTTTAAAGacttgcttttgtttaattttatagaacaaacacaatttctgttttgtgaaaaGGAAATTTTCACCCACACTAAATCACTTCCTATTGCCTTACTTGAGACTGCTGATCAGAGGTCCCTCCTCCTTCCACTCCACCGCCCTTGGTTGCCATGGTTTCTGAGCTGGAGTTCTGATTGGTTATCTCAGCCATTCTCTGTTCCATCTGCTCCAGGCGCTCCAAGATGGACATCCTGAATTGGGTATCTACAGAAATGAAGGTGGGACACATGGGGTTCTTAGCACTGGCTAGTTGTTAGCTACATTTAAGCAAATAAGTATTATGTTTTAGTAAATCCTACTTAGACAGgcttagagagagagagagagaggctctCCGTAGAATAAATCAGGACCGAAATCCAATAAATCCCCTTACAAATAATGGAAAGTTCAAAACCAAGTGTTTTTCTGCGAATGTGAAAGCATGCAGTGCCTCTAACAATAAATGTaggttttgtgtgtctgtgtgtgaatgtgacccTTTGTTTCAGCGCTGCTGCAGTTTTGCTGCAGTGCACATTATGTCATCCCACCTGCAACTCTCTCACTCAGTCtccctgtttttctcttctctcatttcacTCCTctacttttctttctgctgcctGCAGCACACAAACTGAGCTGAAAGGGTGAAGCCATCATGAGAGTGACACAAAGGCTCAGGCTCCTCCCTCTCCACTTTTCCAATCAGGAGAAGAGCAGAGTTCTCTGGAAACGCAGCttctttgaataaaaacaaaaacactccactACAAAAGCTGTGGGCATCCTTCATGACTGCCAAGTAACGTAGATTTCTGGTCACACAACCAGCAAGCATTTCTTACAGGAACATGgcactttaaaaacagaaaagcatgaTTGAGAAGACCACAGCTGGCAAATGCTTGGGGTTAAAATGATGTGGACATTATGATATCTGGAAGTCAAACAgtcatagaaaataaaaaataatcccTTTCAATCATCACTTATGATCCACTAGAAACGTTTGGTGGTGCCTGTATCTACAAAGACCCTGCCCTTTACCAATATTGctttcttattatttttgctgtgaagATGGCTAATTGCTTCGTCTCGTTCCAAGGTCGTAATGAGTAATGAGCAATCAACTATCTTTATGCTTACGGCACATTTAAATGCAGCCAACAAATCCTGCATTGAAAACCTTTAAACTAATACATTAAAATTTCATTCTAAAGATGACaaactttcatttaaattagGCAATTAAAGAGGGATGACATGGTCATTCAATTACCCTCCTTTACTGACAAGGGAACAAAACTAATTTGAAATATGCTTGTAAACTGACTTTCAAAGAggttttcaaaatgcatttctcTGCCTGCCATGCGTGCTACATGAGTCTGGATGCTGGAAGGTCAATACTGTCAAGGATGAAAAGGAATATAAGAAAGGCCACTAGAAGACTGGTAACCCCTCCtttaaaagtaaatttaaaTACACGTGTAATATATAGTATTTTataaattgttatttatttatcaattaAAAGAAATGGATTATAATTaaccagttaaaaaaaaagtttttgtggTCATGTGACACACTTCTATTAAAGCATAGCCTCTTTGGATTACACATCACTTACTGTTCACTTTTCAAAGTTAAGTTGATGAGTACTTGTAGTTGTGTACTTGGTATCCATTAATTTACCGAACAGTTTCAGCTGACACTTGTCCTATTCaaggtttattttaattattttttaattgaacaATGATTAATTTCAGTGGATTCAGTTCTGCACGTGTTCTGACCACTGACCAATCCTCTCACAGATTGAAGTGAAACAAACCAACACACGATTGCATTGCAAACCACGTTTTTTAAAACAGGCTGAGGAcacaagtttgtgtttgcaAAGCTAACAATAATTGATGCTGTTGCTTTgcctttaatttaaatcaaaccaCTGGTTAAATTCttaacattgattttttttttaaatgtacatttctgttttctactacagctttttatctttttttgtcacatgCACACTAATAATACTCTGTATATTGAAAAatcattcacatttttgttactccaaattaaaaagaaaaaagccccTTAGTCAAACCTAACTGGAAAATGATtcatcagacaaacaaacactatTAGCACAGGGTCCACATAGAGAAACCTTCAGTGAAAGTTAAACACGTAAAGTGCACATAAAGAACATTTGGGTATTAAGACTTTGGGTGATCAACAACAACCTGTCAGTGGTTGCAGGCCTGTTGTTATCAGGGCCCGTGCAGGAACCACATTAGCGTTAGTTGTTACAAGAGTCCAGCGGCGCTGTCCGTTCCTGATGGTGCTGAACCTGAACAGGTCGACCAGTAAGGCTAAACAAGCTTTTAAAGCATCAGGTCTGCAACATGAATcgatgaaaacaaacatgtagCGTGCAAACCAGGCTGAGGACTTGCAGCATTTTCTTTGTCTACAAGCGACAGAGTCTGGGCTACCACATGTATACCACAAACATCTACACTGAAACGTGAAAGGCGAGAGTAGTCCAAGGCTTTACAGCTATGAATTTAGCCAGCAGTCACCTTTATGGCTACAGcaccatgacaacaacaaactaacaaacacacaaacaaaaaaacattcagctaCAGACAACACACAGACCTGAAGTCCAGTACAAGAGCGCGTTTTGAAGTTAAGATCAGTTTAAAATCAAACAGGCTACGAACCCGAGCGgcgactctctctctctctctctctctctctctgtctctctctctgtctctctacctGCTGCGCTCTTTGTTCCCGCTTCGGCGCAACCGCGTTAGTTTGAAGTGTGCGACTCCCTCATTGCTACTCCAAGCGAGCAAAATACAACTAGTGTAagtgcagagagagggagagaaagggggagagggagacggagagaggaagagagagaaagagagaggggaggggagggggatcCAGTCTCCACGTTGTGTCTGGCAGAGCAGACGCGCTTCAAATCGGCCCGCCAGACTCGGAGCTGCGGGAGGCGCAGTCATCGGCACAaactcatcttatcttatctattaTCTGTGtctatgttgttgtttttttgccagGCAGTGAGGCTTTGGCGTACATTTAAATCCAAACAAAGGACGTGAGcgaaaataataataataataataataataataataataataataataataataataataaccagAGCGCATACACATCCAGGTCTCGGTATCACCACTGAAAGTCAAAGGGAGAGCCTAAATATAGCGACTGTGAGGCTGCACGGCACACTGACAGTGGTGTCCAACGTTTTTACCGTCAAGCGGACCGCGATTGTGCCAGTGATGTCCTTGCCCTTCACTCCAGCTCACAGCCAGCCTGCTGTGACTGGAGAGCCGCATTGCCGCATTGCGCAACGCAGAGACGGGGGCGAACACAGCAACACGGGACATGCCTGCTGAGGAGACCCGCGTGTTTCCCAGCTGCAGTTGCATCAGGagatatatttacacacacactcaaataaaTCCTCCTCCGGTGCTGTGCACATATCTGCAACCAATCCCCCAGAGCTGACTCAAAGAACATTTAATTGTCCTCTAACAACCTACAgcatgttttaatttgattcagCATCACTGAAATCTCTCTGGAACCACATTTAAAGCTCTAACAAAATAAACTAGTAGATTAAATAGAATTCTATTCAATATACAAACATTCACTACGGACTCCATAATAGATGACTGTGCCCCAAATTAGTCCAATAAGTCAAAGCCGAGATGAGGAGGATGGCAGGTGCATGTATACGCTCACACCTTTCACTGAACAGGTGTCACAACTGTTTCAGAGCTTGGATTCCTACTTGAATTATGTGCTTGTGGGCTAAGagcatcaacagaaaaaaagacagctgCATCCAGGCACAGAACAGCACAGTTCAGCAAAATTCAGCTAAACCCCATGCTGGTTAGTAAATCTGGGGCTGTAGTCAAAACATCTCATAACATGAAAAGGCAGCACAGTGACAGCCACACTCACTTTGACAGGTTTTCTCAAAGTTTTAGCAGATCAAAAATGACAGGGGGCTGGGTGTTAAGGTGgtacaaaaaagtaaaaatagaaaatactaAACTATACTTAaactaaaaacaataaatcGCACACACGCAATTCTCCAGACACGCATTTTGTTGATGGTTTTTGCTCTTTGTTGAGTAAATAACACCAGACAATAAGAGTGTAGCTGTGCATTCCGGTGtgcttaaaaaacacaacaacaaaaaacccagAAACAAATACTCTCACCATCAAGGGACAGCCAGTCATGCTGAGAAGACGGCAGAGCGGGCAGGTCACGCGCCTTGTATTCaaacaccacagaggaagagatgacCTCGCCACCCATAGCAACCTGAAGCATCACCAGTCCAGTGTCATGGGCTGGAAACAGACATCAGGTAAGGCGTTAGAGAGAAGTCAGAGCCGTAATTTCAGGGCAGTGTGTTAGTCATTATATGCAGTGAATGTCTAGGTCGCTTTTTCACAACGTGTGCCTGCACAACACTATTTGCACTGGAGTTTTCCCTTGATCACACTTAATGTAGCAGGATGTGACACTTACTGCACCAtcccaaaacacacaactgTGTTTCACTGAGTTCCTACTACACATTGTCCCTCCTGCGTTTCTCCTCAGTGTCCTTCTCTGTCAAGAAGGGTGTACAGCCACCATTGTTAGACCCTTTCTTTGAgcactgaaggaaaacagtttttctACAAAGTGCTTGTTATAGGGACTGGTGGGGTGACACCCAGGGGTACAGTTTACATCCAAAAATAAAGGAAGGTGTTTTTCCTGGTATGAGGCAGTGATaaggagtgtgtgttgtgtgagagtgtgtacgtgcacacacacacacacacacagcggcgTTACCTGGGCAGTAGCAGCGCAGCACCCCGGGCTGGATGAGAGCAGCAGGGACACTGATGTGGTCAAAGAGACAGCTGTACTCGCTGCTCGACTCCAACCACGGACCTGTGATCAGCACCTTGACTCCACCCTGCGGCACACAAACAGACGCCTCAGTCTAATATGACACAGTGTGGCTTCTGTGAGAGAATAAGGCACaatgtgagtgtctgtgtgaggaTGAGACATattactgcatgtatgtgcGTTTCATGTTCACGTAATTTATTTGTGCCGTCATGTATTTGCATACACAGACTGTCTTGTAAGTGTGTTTCTATCTTTACATTTCATCTGTCACTAAAAGCCTCAGAGACataaatttttgttttctattataaataaatctaaagTGGTAGATATTATAAGTTACCTCATTTACAAAGTGGTTATTCTTCTGCTAATGACAAATCTATGGGCGTAAAAGGCCTGTTAGCAGCCCCCAGAGGCTGTGTTTTGCGCCTCACATCTAAGTGGAAAGACGCAGTTTGAACCATCTGAACGGCACTGCCTTATGTTTTATCTAGTGTAGCTAAAAATAATGGATAAACATCATATTGTCCTCCAAAAATTTCATTAAGTTAGCGTAtacaaaaatgataaatgtatgatttttttaCAGCCATTTACAAGAATttagttggattttttttttttttttttggaaattgtAGTGCTCATATTTAGTTCATTCTAAATATTATACTATCACTGTTTCAGCCTTTGGAGaaaaactgcattgttttttCAAGAAACTAAAAAGTGTGGAATAATCGGCGTGATGTAACACTGATGAACCTCGGAGAAAGCTGCAGAAAAATATCAGCTAACCATGTGCAGACGCTGGAGATTTGGTTAGTTAATATAGTtcttttcaacagttttttcCACCAATGGTATTAATCACCTTTGGCAAGTAACTGTGTTTTTGAAAACGATAGTTGTAAGATGCTATGTTACCACAAGTTTCATCATAATTCAAGGACAGTCCTGGTGTCTGTGATATTATAAGTGGTACATGGGTAAATTAATGAAGCCACCCAGGGGAGTCAGTGTAACACTGAAATTTCATCAAAATTCCAATCATCTGACTCTGAGATATTCAGACTCCTTAATGACCACACAGCCAGGATGGCAGCCGCGGTACAAATTGTTCCAAGCTTGATTTCAGTGTTTAACATCAGTACAAGCTGTTAATGATGTCAATCATGTGGTGGAAGGACTGATTTTCCTGTGGGGAACAAtggcaaataaataataaatgataatcaCGTTGAGTTTACTAACCTCCGGATAAGACCACTCTGGGGAGTAGTCTGTCACACCAAACAGCCTCCCAGTCTCCTGGAGTAGTCCCAGAGCTCCCTGCTCCACCTCAGAGCCTGGCAGGTGGCCTGGTCCTGCACCCTGCTCCTCTCCCGCTGCCCCTTCCTGGGGCATTAGAACCCCAGTGACAGCTGAACCCACCCCACCTCCTGACCCCTCAACTGAGATGAAATCATTGATGAGATCAGAGAACTGGCTTCCAAATGAGGCCTCAAAGCCTTCCAGGCTGATGGCTGCTCCTGCCCCAGCTGTTGTAGCTGACACCCCCCCTCCTTGCTGAGGAAGAGGTGAGCTGTAGAGCGCCCCCTCGATACTTGCACCAGCAGCTATAGATTGAGGACTGGCCACCACTGAACTGCTGGCCCCTGATAAGCTTACACCATTACAGAGAATCTCattttcccctcctccacctcctccgcctcctcctcctgcccctgctgctgctgctgctgcaccacctcccccaccttcctctcctccttcattGTCATCTGTGGGTTGCAGGTAGCGCTCGGCGTCAACACTTGTGTAGGCCTCATGAGGATCCCCAGGCTTGAGTAGTAACTCCCCTCCATTTTCAGAAGCCTTGTCTAAGCCCGCGACCTCTCGATGTCTCCTGCTGCCTGACTGGTCGACGGCCGTATCCTGTGGTGTTAAAGGAAAAGAGCCCACTGCTGCTCCTTGTCCATTCCTTCCACACAGGCCCTGATGTTCTGGGCTGGCTTGGTGGAGGTGTGTATGTGGGTCTCCATTGGTGACCGGAGAGTCTGTTGACACTGTGGCCAGGCCTATGTAAGCCTGGGCCTCGCCTGATTCCTGGGCCGCCTCAGCACCATTGGTCTGGAGTTGGGAGGGCTGGCTCGTCTGGGGCGAGGCCTGGAGGAAGAGGCTGGGGGAGGGGTGGTGTGCAGGCTGGGTCAGACTCGGGACGCAGGCTGACGACATGACAGCGCTGAAGTCCATCTGCTCCAGGGTGGTGCTGGGGCTGAGACCTGTCCCTTCTCCTACATAGCTACTCTGAGCGGCCAGTGGCTGCTCGAGGGGTGtagtttctgttttaatgttgttgacAAGAGCTGGGTTGTAGACAAAACCGTTAGAAGAACAGTGGAGTCCTCCATCATCACCATTACAGCCCTCTGtcttccctccacctcctccataCGTCTGGCCCTGCTTGGGATTGTTGAGGAAGCAATCAGGGTCAAAAGTCATGGTGGTCTCAGGAAGGCTGACTCCTCCACCTGAGTCTAGAGTGCTGGATAGAACCaattctcctccctcccctaAGCCCACGCCACCGGGAAACGAGGCAAACCTCTGGTTTTCAGGGGCAACAGCCAACAAGATGCCAGCAGTAGTGCTTTCGTGGGCAGATGTCAGCAGGTGGGTGTGGCCGGCAGAGTAAACCGAATCCCCAGTCAGTGTGGTGACTTCAGACATGAACACAGCTGTGCTCTGTGACAAGCCAGCCCCGATGGTGAGAGCAGGACTGTCAGCCATGTCGCTGGTGATTGATAACGGGGAGCTCTGGGTGGTGTCAGGGACCTCCACCTGGTTGGTGGATGTAGATGAGGACACTTCCATGCTGCTTTGTGGGAGTAGGGAGGGTTTGGTAATCCTGccattcctcctctctcctgcacCTGCTCTGCTTCGCCCCCCTCCAGGACTGGGTTCTGTCTGGCCCTCTGACACATCACTGTTCTGGACCTCTGTGCCATCTACTTCCTCAGCTCTCTGGCCTGCTGCTACGCCGGTACccactgcagctccacctcctgctgctgcccctGACTCCTGCTTGGATGAGATTATGCGCTGCTTGACACTGGAACATTTCTGATGCAGGCTGCTTCCAGCACCTGGCAGACAAGACAGCCAAACAAAGGAAACAGCTTTAGAGACAATGTGTGCtatcttcatttcctctccatTCGTTTACTCAAGTCTTTACAAGAATGTAGCATTACCTCACATCACATTGACAGTGGGTAATGGCGCCCTCAAGTGTTCAGAatgtaaaatgagaaatgtgatCCTGCATACCCCATTAAGCTGGTTGAGTGTTGAACAACTTTACATAGATATATAAAAAATGTGCAGTAAGCTTCTTTCACTAGACGCAATTCTAATATCCAGTTATTTAATATCCAGGGTATTTCCAGTCTCCAAATTAGAGgtcttcatttgcatttttgggATTTACCCGATTCATTCtcagaacaaaataatgaataacaAACAATTTAAGTGTCACAGACCTAATGTCCATACAAAACCCCTAAGACCACAGAAGGATCAAGCTGGTGAACCAAGGGGAAAGTGTGACAAAAGAATAAAGCTTAAAGCTATTTTGTATGAGCAAATTAGGGCAGGCAGAAGAGCAAGATGGGATATGAATCAGTTGGGAGAGCAAGAAATGAGGTGCTACTTAAGTCAACAAGCCGTTTAGTTCTGGGCATCTGTCCTTATTTGCCCTTCCAAACCAGATCAAAAGATGGGCGAGGTGAGGTaagggtgtgtgtttctgtgtgcgcGCGTGTATTAGTGTGTGTACTGGAGTTATTTACTCCCTGATGCTCATTTATGAATAATACATGTTGGATATTTCGGGCACCTCTGTCTTCTTTCCCTCTATCTCTCCCTTTCATGGGTTGAAATGAGTATCTGCCTGTAGGTGGCAGCATGGCACTGACTAATGGaatcatcaaaaataaaaatctaaatctgtATAAAGCTCAGCTTGAATGGTATGCATGTGTCGAATGTTTCTTAATAAGGCGACCTTTTGGAAGACAATGTTGTCTTTAAATATAGAACTACTTTGTCAAATGTTGTCATGTTGACAGGAAGAACATGGTGTTCTGAATTTTGATTAATCAAAATTTAAACACAAGTAAGGCCACTGTTAATGCCTGAAGACTTCCCTTGGCAAGGCCAGTTGTTGCCTTTTGGCTTACTGATTTATCTTAACCTTCAGCAACATACCTGCAAGATGTTTGTGCTAAATTATTCACACTGCCAAGATTAGATATTTTTCTTTGATGCATAAGAGAAATTTTCATATCATCTCCGCTGAGCTGCTGAAATCACCTGTTGTCCCATCTGATAAGCAGTGGCACAGCTCCAGACTGCGTCCCATTTTGCTGCCAATTTGTTTACAAAACCTACAAGCGAGCCAATGAACCAAATCATCTGTGTTTTAGGTTTACAACACTGGTTTCCTACAGATTAATTTTGTGGCTTGGCTGGGGTACGTCACCATCTTTTTCATTATGACCGTTCCATGACAAGGGGTATTGTTATTGACCCAAGGTGACTCATAGCCCCTGGTTTAGCAAAAGAGTGAGGGCTGAAACATGAGAGCTTGAGTGTAGGAGGGAGGCGAGTGCAGAAATGATGGTAAAGCTAACTCACACATGGGTTTGAGTTGTCCAATGAGCTCCTCCTTGCTCCACTTGGCCCactccttcctgtctgtgttgatGGAGCAGAGGACAGGACCGCACGGCTTCCCGCTATCGTCCACTGCTGGTACATTCAGGTAGTGCACCAGCACAATGTCTGGGTtctgcatgcacaaacacacagggaaatTCACACATATGGTGTTAGTTTAGTGTGGCctttattcattaattcattgTCATGTTCTTACCGGCATATGGGAGGGAGAGAATAAAACGATAGAGTGTATTtacagagggggaggaaggaggggaaatGGAGAAGGAAGGCGGGAGAGAACGTGGAGGTCAGTGAGGAGGTCGAACATAGCGTGTCAGATAAGATTCTCTCACCTGCCCATAAAAGATTTAACAACTCAAGCCCACTCATCACTCTCTCTGACCGTGCAGAGGCTGTGGAAAtgtctacatgtgtgtttgtgtgtgcgtgtgtgtaatacgtatacagagagaaacagagggagagggagagcgtCTCAGAGTAGTTCTCACTATACTGGCGgcagagggttagggttagcagACCTATGGAATTTCTACTACATGAATGATTCAACAGGTGCGTTCACATGCatccatgagtgtgtgtgtgtgtgtgtgtatatgagagagagagggagagagagagagagagagagagagcgagacagagaggggCTCTTCTTGATGAAAGATTCAGTAGACAGACTCAGGTGAGGGGGAGGACCTGCTGAGGTGGAACACTTTTCTCTCCAGAAGAGGACGGCACAGTGGGCTGCTACAGCACCACACTGTGCAATGCAACAGCACTCACAGACTGATTTATGATCATATTCGCTGATGTGTTGTGATATCTgcacaaagagcagaaaaaaacgGCACTTTACGGATAAAGCAAGTAGAATTTCCCCTCATAATTTCAGACTGCAGGAATCAGGCTACGGGcatgctgaaaaagaaaatatattggGTTAGAGCATATTCAATTTACGGCCGTTGGCTGGAATGTCCTTGTGAATTTCATGTGACAAATTATGCAGGAAATTCTGGCGAAGAATGCATAAATATGTATGCATTTccatattttaaatgaacatCGCTGGATATTCAATATTTCCTTTGAAATggacagaaagatgaagagaggagcagtGTAAATGTATGCCGCCATGTTTAAGATTAGTCATGTAAAGGCTCGCCTAAAGAAGGTGATGTCCTGGTGACGATCTCTTGCGTGTCCAATAGACAGAGAGATGTCTatgcgtgtgcgtgtgagtgtaACTGCTGCTCTATCCTGTCTGTCACGCAAGCAGTAGGGTGAGTCCAACATCTCtatgaaaaacaacatgctTTTACACACAGGGGACACCTGTGCACGCGTGTGTTGGTGTGAGCATgtagtgtgtgttgtttgtagCTCCAGGGTGTTTTCTTGGAGAGGACCACATGGAGAGTAGTGC encodes the following:
- the LOC124056639 gene encoding calmodulin-binding transcription activator 1-like isoform X1 — protein: MAAENKPEGLKKIRNPERMVRIAVGYTGHAPPKSDDTDANNEPGQLKIYLPKKLLECLPKCSSLPKERHRWNTNEEIAAYLITFEKHDEWLTTSPKTRPQNGSMILYNRKKVKYRKDGYCWKKRKDGKTTREDHMKLKVQGVECLYGCYVHSSIIPTFHRRCYWLLQNPDIVLVHYLNVPAVDDSGKPCGPVLCSINTDRKEWAKWSKEELIGQLKPMCAGSSLHQKCSSVKQRIISSKQESGAAAGGGAAVGTGVAAGQRAEEVDGTEVQNSDVSEGQTEPSPGGGRSRAGAGERRNGRITKPSLLPQSSMEVSSSTSTNQVEVPDTTQSSPLSITSDMADSPALTIGAGLSQSTAVFMSEVTTLTGDSVYSAGHTHLLTSAHESTTAGILLAVAPENQRFASFPGGVGLGEGGELVLSSTLDSGGGVSLPETTMTFDPDCFLNNPKQGQTYGGGGGKTEGCNGDDGGLHCSSNGFVYNPALVNNIKTETTPLEQPLAAQSSYVGEGTGLSPSTTLEQMDFSAVMSSACVPSLTQPAHHPSPSLFLQASPQTSQPSQLQTNGAEAAQESGEAQAYIGLATVSTDSPVTNGDPHTHLHQASPEHQGLCGRNGQGAAVGSFPLTPQDTAVDQSGSRRHREVAGLDKASENGGELLLKPGDPHEAYTSVDAERYLQPTDDNEGGEEGGGGGAAAAAAGAGGGGGGGGGGENEILCNGVSLSGASSSVVASPQSIAAGASIEGALYSSPLPQQGGGVSATTAGAGAAISLEGFEASFGSQFSDLINDFISVEGSGGGVGSAVTGVLMPQEGAAGEEQGAGPGHLPGSEVEQGALGLLQETGRLFGVTDYSPEWSYPEGGVKVLITGPWLESSSEYSCLFDHISVPAALIQPGVLRCYCPAHDTGLVMLQVAMGGEVISSSVVFEYKARDLPALPSSQHDWLSLDDTQFRMSILERLEQMEQRMAEITNQNSSSETMATKGGGVEGGGTSDQQSQISPDQGSFEGRVVVVCEKMMSQPCWASSNQLVHSKNSRGMTLLHLAAAQGYAGLIQTLIRWRTKHADSIDLELEVDPLNVDHFSCTPLMWACALGHTEAALVLYQWDPRALAIPDSLGRLPLNIARSRGHTRLAELLEQLQQSPQAHGQPADTWMDRWRGESQTSGISNNPSSNPNSELRRARAESQTDNQNQSWSQAGHRAQQGTQGEQGGPPPAKRLKPNPDTQQQLANSPSGTNTLNSLLNLSPGPNPQNHPPNTLQTQPSNLSCQSTPPASSSPNWPQLPSAVFSHLQARIGRSGGGTRWSLRQTVGQRSLARRILGKERLAMHLRQRVLSDRGEETELLTYQDSTEDLQMDITMLADHIMEVSTGRLKQEAVDAETDSGRVGISSDVRLLSGYLGEVERFLNSKPQTPSPKPNALSGPEDPQNPQAKQALSSPFDWSSFLCAAMKEERLKTDSSCLAMTEAEQRELYETIRHALHSLRKHKGPIQEQRKEIAAVIQRCYKRYKQYALYKRMTLAAILIQSRFRSFHEQRKFQQSRRAAVLIQQYYRSYRHSLSSLLTKKQNQAARKILRFLLRCRHRAREQRKARGPESPTSGPTHSPLSL
- the LOC124056639 gene encoding calmodulin-binding transcription activator 1-like isoform X3; this encodes MAAENKPEGLKKIRNPERMVRIAVGYTGHAPPKSDDTDANNEPGQLKIYLPKKLLECLPKCSSLPKERHRWNTNEEIAAYLITFEKHDEWLTTSPKTRPQNGSMILYNRKKVKYRKDGYCWKKRKDGKTTREDHMKLKVQGVECLYGCYVHSSIIPTFHRRCYWLLQNPDIVLVHYLNVPAVDDSGKPCGPVLCSINTDRKEWAKWSKEELIGQLKPMCAGSSLHQKCSSVKQRIISSKQESGAAAGGGAAVGTGVAAGQRAEEVDGTEVQNSDVSEGQTEPSPGGGRSRAGAGERRNGRITKPSLLPQSSMEVSSSTSTNQVEVPDTTQSSPLSITSDMADSPALTIGAGLSQSTAVFMSEVTTLTGDSVYSAGHTHLLTSAHESTTAGILLAVAPENQRFASFPGGVGLGEGGELVLSSTLDSGGGVSLPETTMTFDPDCFLNNPKQGQTYGGGGGKTEGCNGDDGGLHCSSNGFVYNPALVNNIKTETTPLEQPLAAQSSYVGEGTGLSPSTTLEQMDFSAVMSSACVPSLTQPAHHPSPSLFLQASPQTSQPSQLQTNGAEAAQESGEAQAYIGLATVSTDSPVTNGDPHTHLHQASPEHQGLCGRNGQGAAVGSFPLTPQDTAVDQSGSRRHREVAGLDKASENGGELLLKPGDPHEAYTSVDAERYLQPTDDNEGGEEGGGGGAAAAAAGAGGGGGGGGGGENEILCNGVSLSGASSSVVASPQSIAAGASIEGALYSSPLPQQGGGVSATTAGAGAAISLEGFEASFGSQFSDLINDFISVEGSGGGVGSAVTGVLMPQEGAAGEEQGAGPGHLPGSEVEQGALGLLQETGRLFGVTDYSPEWSYPEGGVKVLITGPWLESSSEYSCLFDHISVPAALIQPGVLRCYCPAHDTGLVMLQVAMGGEVISSSVVFEYKARDLPALPSSQHDWLSLDDTQFRMSILERLEQMEQRMAEITNQNSSSETMATKGGGVEGGGTSDQQSQISPDQGSFEGRVVVVCEKMMSQPCWASSNQLVHSKNSRGMTLLHLAAAQGYAGLIQTLIRWRTKHADSIDLELEVDPLNVDHFSCTPLMWACALGHTEAALVLYQWDPRALAIPDSLGRLPLNIARSRGHTRLAELLEQLQQSPQAHGQPADTWMDRWRGESQTSGISNNPSSNPNSELRRARAESQTDNQNQSWSQAGHRAQQGTQGEQGGPPPAKRLKPNPDTQQQLANSPSGTNTLNSLLNLSPGPNPQNHPPNTLQTQPSNLSCQSTPPASSSPNWPQLPSAVFSHLQARIGRSGGGTRWSLRQTVGQRSLARRILGKERLAMHLRQRVLSDRGEETELLTYQDSTEDLQMDITMLADHIMEVSTGRLKQEAVDAETDSGRVGISSDVRLLSGYLGEVERFLNSKPQTPSPKPNALSGPEDPQNPQAKQALSSPFDWSSFLCAAMKEERLKTDSSCLAMTEAEQRELYETIRHALHSLRKHKGPIQEQRKEIAAVIQRCYKRYKQYALYKRMTLAAILIQSRFRSFHEQRKFQQSRRAAVLIQQYYRSYRHSLSSLLTKKQNQAARKILRFLLRCRHSPLMDHRPLKRGQRAEKGQGS